The nucleotide sequence GATGATAAAAAATTTATTTATAGTGAAAAAGGAAGAGCGAGGGTAAGAGAAGAAATGGGTTTTGGCGAAAAGGATTATGTTGTGGGGATTGTGGGCAGGTTTGATTATGTTAAGGGTCATGAGAATCTGATAAAGGCTGTAGGCAAGCTTTATTATGCCAAGGGGATGGAGAATATACGTCTTGTTTTGATTGGTTATGAAACTAATCTGTCAAATGAGGATATAAAGAACCTTTTAAAGGAAAACGGAATCGAAAAAATATCAGTAATAACAGGATACAGGGAAGACATTGCTGACTGTCTGAGTGCATTGGATCTCGGGGTGGTTGCTTCCACCGGTTCAGAAGCCGTTTGCCGTGTGGCTTTTGAAATTATGGCCGAAGGTATCCCTGTTGTTGCTTCAGATGTCGGGGTTTTACCTGAAATAATTCCTGAAGAAAATATATATTCCAAAAACGATATTGATGGACTGGCGGATAAAATTATGCATCATTCTGATAAAACATTTTTATTTAGTGAAAAAAAATTTTACGAAGATTATATGAAAGCTGTTAACAATAATGTTTGACTGTGAAAGTGCATATGAATGTGGGAGCTTTGAATTATACAAAAACGTCATGCTGAATTTATTTCAGCATCTTGTATTATCAAGAGTTTATGAGACCCTGTGGCACCAACCTAACAGGTTGGTAAATATGTGGAACACATTAAACAAGTTCAGGGTGACAAATATGGGATTATTCAAAGCTCTCAATGTGGGAGTGAGTGGGAGTGTGAGAGAGCCTGCCGGGTTGTGGTTATTTGGAAAGTTTTTTCAGTGATTCTTTAAGAAGGGTTTCAAAATCGTCGTAATCGCCTGAAAGTTTTGTCACAATATTTTTACAGTCCTGTCTCTTGTACCCGAGATTTGCCAGAGCACTCAAAACATCCTCGGCTGCA is from Flexistipes sp. and encodes:
- a CDS encoding glycosyltransferase — its product is MRFLHVVNVRWYNATAWYAVNLSRILKGYGHDVIVLGLPGTPPMDKAGQYSLETVGLDLNSNNPLKVFRNICEVNKLLKRFNPDVVNCHRGEFFWYFAFKKVLGKKSFKLIRTRGDTREPKKGFFNYFVHSVCDRIITSAEIIKNKYVENLGVSPSKISVVYGGVDDKKFIYSEKGRARVREEMGFGEKDYVVGIVGRFDYVKGHENLIKAVGKLYYAKGMENIRLVLIGYETNLSNEDIKNLLKENGIEKISVITGYREDIADCLSALDLGVVASTGSEAVCRVAFEIMAEGIPVVASDVGVLPEIIPEENIYSKNDIDGLADKIMHHSDKTFLFSEKKFYEDYMKAVNNNV